The following coding sequences are from one Neodiprion lecontei isolate iyNeoLeco1 chromosome 7, iyNeoLeco1.1, whole genome shotgun sequence window:
- the LOC107223554 gene encoding RAB6A-GEF complex partner protein 2: protein MIDITAKLVRGPAYFSGELIECCITFGNPTNPNHQISQSHSDVFESLAWASAQVHCQCSTNGKAVLSERLNSIQSAAINADTTFAPWQQDNGHVVLNTKPKILFCDLRLSPGESETYVYRERIPSDAPPSYRGQAVKYSYKITIGTQRVNSAIKLLRVPFRVLSLSELPDIAPCNDSVDLSPNNPFMETRQRDTPLDVAMQTLQNITARRSPNFYNVTNSRGRVVRFCLFKNSYKLGEDIVGTFDFSRATVSCAQVSVALQSEEHVAEGYRRARTSPALVSYNKHHEVCLGLKYSQLVLPIPLHVTPDFTTDLVTLKWRLHFEFVTTAMPVDMPNEKANDWRGPSSLDIETMIWDLPLRLHPTTTPPNAAQQTKYHIVI from the exons ATGATCGATATCACGGCTAAATTAGTTAGAGGACCTGCATATTTTTCCGGCGAATTGATCGAGTGCTGTATCACCTTCGGCAACCCGACAAATCCTAATCATCAGATATCCCAAAGCCACAG TGATGTGTTTGAAAGTCTGGCATGGGCAAGCGCACAGGTACACTGCCAATGTTCTACAAACGGTAAGGCGGTGCTGTCAGAGAGATTAAATTCTATCCAGTCGGCAGCTATAAATGCAG ATACTACGTTCGCTCCTTGGCAGCAGGACAATGGACACGTTGTTTTGAATACAAAACCAAAGATATTGTTCTGTGATCTCAGACTGTCGCCAGGTGAAAGCGAGACTT ATGTATACCGGGAGAGAATACCGAGTGATGCACCCCCCTCGTACAGAGGCCAGGCAGTCAaatattcttataaaattacaatcgGCACACAGCGGGTGAATTCTGCCATAAAATTACTACGAGTTCCGTTTAGAGTCCTTTCGTTGAGCG AACTACCTGATATTGCGCCGTGTAACGACAGCGTCGATCTCAGTCCCAATAACCCATTTATGGAAACACGGCAAAGAGACACACCGCTAGATGTTGCTATGCAAACTTTACAG AATATCACTGCGCGTCGCAGTCCCAATTTCTATAATGTAACAAACAGTCGCGGCCGCGTCGTTAGATTTTGCTTGTTCAAGAATTCCTACAAACTTGGTGAGGACATAGTAGGAACTTTTGACTTTTCAAGAGCCACCGTGTCCTGTGCCCAGGTTTCTGTGGCTCTACAATCCGAAGAACATGTTGCTGAAGGTTACAGACGCGCACGAACCTCGCCCGCGCTCGTTAGCTACAACAAACATCACGAGGTCTGCTTGGGATTGAAATACTCACAGCTGGTGTTACCCATTCCCCTTCACGTCACCCCTGATTTCACCACAGACTTGGTCACGCTCAAGTGGAGGCTACACTTTGAATTTGTTACCACTGCTATGCCTGTCGACATGCCCAACGAGAAGGCTAACGACTGGCGAGGTCCCTCAAGCCTTGACATCGAAACCATGATATGGGACTTGCCTCTGCGACTACACCCTACTACTACACCTCCCAATGCGGCTCAACAAACGAAATATCATATCGTTATATAA
- the LOC107223541 gene encoding cephalotocin receptor 1 isoform X2 — translation MVNFTGENSGIIELTTAGLNGTTENTNKKDDPRDEYLASWEIATLAAMFLAALAGNSLVLLAIYLRGYDAPKKNLTRMHLFILHLSVADLLTAILNVFPQLAWEITFRFQGGPILCKLVKFGQPLGPYSSSYILTATALDRYKAVCHPLAYSSFTSRRSKITVCLAWSLSLAFCIPQLIVFSYQEVSPDIWDCWATFNPPSGERAYVTWYSISIFILPLLVLVYTYASICFAVWNNTGIIGEARDTNGGPLRQRAIISRAKINSIKQMIAVISFYAVSSSPFIASLLWVTWDRNAPTSPYFDGAAFAILTLMSSLNSCVNPWIYLALNRELWRALIDRVCLSRSNRDETRKNCRKCIASTRSP, via the exons ATGGTTAATTTTACGGGTGAAAACTCCGGTATTATCGAATTAACGACGGCTGGCTTGAATGGGACAACTGAAAATACTAACAAGAAGGATGATCCGCGAGACGAATATTTGGCAAGTTGGGAAATCGCGACACTGGCGGCGATGTTCCTTGCGGCTCTGGCTGGAAATTCTTTGGTGCTGCTCGCCATTTATCTCAGGGGATACGATGCTCCCAAGAAGAACCTTACAAGAATGCACCTCTTTATTCTACATCTTAGCGTAGCAGACCTCTTGACGGCAATTCTAAACGTATTCCCACAGCTCGCCTGGGAGATTACCTTCAG GTTTCAAGGTGGGCCGATTCTTTGCAAATTAGTCAAGTTCGGTCAACCGCTTGGCCCTTACTCGAGCTCGTACATTTTGACGGCAACGGCACTGGACAGATATAAAGCAGTTTGCCATCCGCTCGCCTATTCCAGCTTTACGTCCAGGAGGTCGAAAATTACGGTTTGCCTCGCATGGTCTTTGTCCTTGGCCTTCTGCATACCGCAG TTGATTGTGTTTTCGTACCAAGAGGTCTCGCCGGATATTTGGGACTGCTGGGCTACCTTTAACCCACCGTCCGGTGAACGAGCATACGTAACATG GTACAGCATATCAATATTTATACTGCCGCTACTGGTCCTCGTCTATACCTACGCTTCCATATGCTTTGCGGTATGGAATAATACCGGAATCATCGGAGAGGCACGCGATACGAACGGTGGTCCGCTTCGCCAGCGGGCAATCATCTCCCGTGCAAAAATCAACTCGATCAAACAAATGATTGCCGTCATTAGCTTCTACGCTGTTTCCAGCAGTCCGTTCATCGCGTCTTTGCTTTGGGTAACTTGGGATCGGAATGCCCCAACATCACCCTACTTTGACG GTGCTGCATTTGCCATCCTCACTCTGATGAGTAGCTTGAACAGCTGCGTCAATCCGTGGATATATCTTGCGTTGAATCGCGAACTCTGGCGGGCCTTGATCGACCGCGTTTGCCTCTCAAGAAGTAATCGGGACGAAACTCGGAAGAATTGTCGTAAAT
- the LOC107223541 gene encoding cephalotocin receptor 1 isoform X1, translated as MVNFTGENSGIIELTTAGLNGTTENTNKKDDPRDEYLASWEIATLAAMFLAALAGNSLVLLAIYLRGYDAPKKNLTRMHLFILHLSVADLLTAILNVFPQLAWEITFRFQGGPILCKLVKFGQPLGPYSSSYILTATALDRYKAVCHPLAYSSFTSRRSKITVCLAWSLSLAFCIPQLIVFSYQEVSPDIWDCWATFNPPSGERAYVTWYSISIFILPLLVLVYTYASICFAVWNNTGIIGEARDTNGGPLRQRAIISRAKINSIKQMIAVISFYAVSSSPFIASLLWVTWDRNAPTSPYFDGAAFAILTLMSSLNSCVNPWIYLALNRELWRALIDRVCLSRSNRDETRKNCRKSGEHVPVSTITDVGAMGSSTVVAGRRCCCCRCCCCCCCCCCFLFSSKSRRTGDFKLLSSVVSSVVCYQILSNCIVTPMIRQNIGLTVLLTL; from the exons ATGGTTAATTTTACGGGTGAAAACTCCGGTATTATCGAATTAACGACGGCTGGCTTGAATGGGACAACTGAAAATACTAACAAGAAGGATGATCCGCGAGACGAATATTTGGCAAGTTGGGAAATCGCGACACTGGCGGCGATGTTCCTTGCGGCTCTGGCTGGAAATTCTTTGGTGCTGCTCGCCATTTATCTCAGGGGATACGATGCTCCCAAGAAGAACCTTACAAGAATGCACCTCTTTATTCTACATCTTAGCGTAGCAGACCTCTTGACGGCAATTCTAAACGTATTCCCACAGCTCGCCTGGGAGATTACCTTCAG GTTTCAAGGTGGGCCGATTCTTTGCAAATTAGTCAAGTTCGGTCAACCGCTTGGCCCTTACTCGAGCTCGTACATTTTGACGGCAACGGCACTGGACAGATATAAAGCAGTTTGCCATCCGCTCGCCTATTCCAGCTTTACGTCCAGGAGGTCGAAAATTACGGTTTGCCTCGCATGGTCTTTGTCCTTGGCCTTCTGCATACCGCAG TTGATTGTGTTTTCGTACCAAGAGGTCTCGCCGGATATTTGGGACTGCTGGGCTACCTTTAACCCACCGTCCGGTGAACGAGCATACGTAACATG GTACAGCATATCAATATTTATACTGCCGCTACTGGTCCTCGTCTATACCTACGCTTCCATATGCTTTGCGGTATGGAATAATACCGGAATCATCGGAGAGGCACGCGATACGAACGGTGGTCCGCTTCGCCAGCGGGCAATCATCTCCCGTGCAAAAATCAACTCGATCAAACAAATGATTGCCGTCATTAGCTTCTACGCTGTTTCCAGCAGTCCGTTCATCGCGTCTTTGCTTTGGGTAACTTGGGATCGGAATGCCCCAACATCACCCTACTTTGACG GTGCTGCATTTGCCATCCTCACTCTGATGAGTAGCTTGAACAGCTGCGTCAATCCGTGGATATATCTTGCGTTGAATCGCGAACTCTGGCGGGCCTTGATCGACCGCGTTTGCCTCTCAAGAAGTAATCGGGACGAAACTCGGAAGAATTGTCGTAAAT CTGGTGAACACGTACCTGTGTCGACGATCACAGACGTAGGTGCAATGGGTTCCTCGACAGTTGTTGCGGGTCGTCGATGTTGTTGCTGtcgatgctgctgctgctgctgctgctgctgttgcttcTTATTCTCATCCAAGTCCAGGAGAACCGGAGATTTCAAACTACTCTCATCTGTAGTTTCGTCTGTCGTCTGTTACCAGATATTATCAAATTGTATCGTTACGCCAATGATTAGACAGAACATCGGTCTTACTGTGTTGTTGACGCTTTAA